A single window of Paenibacillus sp. SYP-B4298 DNA harbors:
- a CDS encoding alpha/beta hydrolase encodes MNFIETTLESFDGTKLYYSKNIVQEAKGAVVIVHGLCEHAGRYDYVTDKLNARGLNVFRFDHRGHGRSEGKKVYYSDFHQMIDDVNAVVESALQESGELPLFVIGHSMGGFATTSFATKYPGKVRGIVLSGALTRYNTKVAGELPMDLPPGTYFPNELGDGVCSVPEVVTAYANDPLVEKEISVDLFNCLGYGVEWLKEHAQQFVEPVLVLHGANDGLVSELDSREFYGDIATTDKTLKIYAHLMHEIFNETARDEVIEDAITWIEKHL; translated from the coding sequence ATGAATTTCATCGAGACTACGCTTGAATCCTTTGATGGCACCAAGCTTTATTACAGCAAAAATATTGTCCAGGAAGCGAAGGGGGCAGTGGTCATTGTTCATGGCCTGTGTGAGCATGCCGGGCGTTATGATTATGTGACGGATAAGCTGAATGCGCGTGGACTCAACGTATTCCGCTTCGATCATCGCGGTCATGGAAGATCGGAAGGGAAGAAGGTATATTACAGTGATTTCCATCAGATGATTGATGATGTCAATGCGGTTGTCGAGTCGGCTCTGCAAGAGAGCGGCGAGCTCCCGTTGTTTGTCATCGGGCACAGTATGGGTGGGTTCGCGACGACTTCCTTCGCGACCAAATATCCAGGCAAGGTCAGAGGGATTGTCCTGTCTGGAGCATTGACCCGCTACAATACCAAGGTGGCTGGCGAATTGCCGATGGATCTTCCTCCGGGTACCTACTTCCCGAATGAACTGGGCGACGGTGTATGCAGTGTTCCTGAGGTTGTGACCGCTTACGCCAATGATCCGCTGGTGGAGAAGGAAATTTCTGTAGACTTGTTTAATTGCCTGGGCTACGGCGTGGAGTGGTTGAAGGAGCATGCCCAGCAATTTGTAGAGCCGGTTCTTGTCCTGCATGGAGCGAACGATGGGCTGGTAAGTGAACTCGACTCACGTGAATTCTACGGTGACATTGCTACCACAGATAAGACGCTGAAGATTTACGCGCATCTCATGCATGAGATTTTCAATGAAACGGCTCGTGATGAGGTCATTGAAGATGCCATTACCTGGATTGAAAAACATCTCTAA
- a CDS encoding MarR family winged helix-turn-helix transcriptional regulator — translation MKLDWMGNHRALIEKIIKYGNAYSNTYKLQRSYGTDVMFSAAQIQTLEYILEAEDQDEKMSEMAARLGVSRSTFSKNVKNLMEKGLLEKYHLSGNRKDIYVKPSAKGREVYVNYTAFVRELCFDEVFKYADTISEADKESFTRIMDVLADALVWYGEKEQGPRKLIKINED, via the coding sequence ATGAAATTGGATTGGATGGGCAACCATCGGGCTTTAATTGAGAAAATTATCAAGTATGGCAACGCCTATTCCAACACGTACAAGCTGCAGCGCAGCTACGGCACGGACGTTATGTTCTCCGCCGCGCAGATTCAGACGCTGGAATATATTCTGGAAGCTGAGGATCAGGACGAGAAGATGTCGGAGATGGCGGCTCGTCTTGGGGTCAGTCGCAGCACCTTCTCCAAGAATGTAAAAAATCTAATGGAGAAGGGATTGCTTGAGAAATATCATCTAAGCGGCAACCGCAAGGACATTTACGTTAAGCCTTCGGCAAAAGGGCGCGAGGTGTATGTCAACTACACGGCATTTGTACGTGAGCTTTGCTTTGATGAAGTTTTCAAGTATGCGGACACCATCTCCGAGGCGGACAAGGAAAGCTTTACTCGTATTATGGATGTTCTAGCAGATGCGCTCGTCTGGTACGGTGAGAAGGAGCAAGGCCCGCGCAAGCTGATCAAGATCAACGAAGACTAG
- a CDS encoding Rpn family recombination-promoting nuclease/putative transposase, with protein sequence MTELLNPRNDFVFKRIFGSEDNKDVLLAFLNRTFAESGEPPLTEIVLLNPYTDKDAPLDKQSIFDIWAKTIEGQLINIEMQLFNKYDIEKRTLYYWSKRYSSQLQEGQTYKQLKKCVTINILNYSFITNDRYHNVFHLREDHTGIELSDDIEIHFLELTKLDNHALPMEGGLINWLMFLKGADKSNWEVLQMNEPTLKKAMDTLEFLSQDQEARRLYEERQKYLHDEASMIEWATERGMKKGLERGLSEGLAKGERNKAIEMARSLLAMGVEIEVIVKASGLSESEVRSLKSVE encoded by the coding sequence ATGACTGAATTACTTAATCCGCGAAACGATTTTGTCTTCAAACGTATTTTTGGCAGTGAAGACAACAAGGATGTCTTGCTAGCCTTCCTTAATCGCACGTTTGCGGAATCAGGGGAACCGCCTCTGACAGAAATCGTCCTGTTAAACCCGTACACAGACAAAGACGCTCCGCTCGACAAACAATCCATATTCGATATATGGGCCAAGACCATTGAAGGACAGCTTATCAATATCGAAATGCAGCTTTTCAACAAATATGACATCGAAAAGCGCACGCTGTATTACTGGAGCAAACGTTATTCCAGTCAATTGCAGGAAGGCCAAACCTACAAGCAATTGAAAAAGTGCGTCACAATCAATATTCTGAACTATTCTTTTATTACGAACGACCGTTATCATAATGTGTTTCATCTGAGGGAAGACCATACGGGAATCGAATTGAGCGACGATATTGAAATCCATTTCTTGGAGTTAACCAAGCTGGATAATCATGCACTGCCGATGGAAGGCGGGTTGATCAACTGGTTAATGTTCTTGAAAGGAGCCGACAAGTCAAATTGGGAGGTGCTTCAAATGAACGAACCTACATTAAAGAAAGCAATGGATACGCTGGAGTTTTTAAGTCAGGATCAGGAAGCCCGCCGTCTGTATGAAGAGCGGCAAAAATATTTGCATGACGAAGCCTCCATGATTGAATGGGCAACAGAACGTGGGATGAAGAAAGGGTTGGAGAGAGGGCTATCCGAAGGCTTAGCCAAGGGGGAGCGAAACAAGGCCATTGAGATGGCGAGGAGCCTGCTTGCCATGGGCGTGGAGATCGAGGTTATCGTTAAGGCAAGTGGGTTATCTGAGTCTGAAGTCAGATCGTTGAAGTCCGTTGAATAG
- a CDS encoding HNH endonuclease, which produces MMRKPTTGEPGAGHKICIACGQAKPIPHFLRRSGGKRRGTCRDCRRLNSIEASLQSVHVEPPLSRGDEAAPSEQSSERLSVSSLEQGGTAVSEPQRKRKRKRKRRSKRATPSDKAKPQQPLATRSVRRAGQHSQALPPLAEHKEADASGLRPTRGGFIRMRGKTDNGRSWYQEIELELAVILVRERAAVMVNPHTIRRIYANKEFRRLILERDAYTCYFCGQYGDTIDHLVPRAKGGHTTPLNIVCACNECNQSKADQDLDVFTSKNE; this is translated from the coding sequence ATGATGCGTAAACCAACAACAGGGGAGCCTGGCGCAGGTCACAAGATTTGTATTGCATGCGGGCAGGCCAAACCTATACCTCATTTTCTCAGACGAAGCGGCGGCAAGCGTCGCGGCACATGCCGGGACTGCCGCCGCCTGAACTCAATAGAAGCATCGCTGCAGAGCGTCCATGTGGAGCCGCCCTTGAGCAGAGGGGATGAAGCTGCGCCATCGGAGCAATCTTCCGAGCGGCTCTCCGTATCAAGCTTAGAGCAGGGCGGTACAGCCGTATCTGAGCCTCAGCGCAAGCGCAAGCGGAAACGTAAGCGGAGAAGCAAGCGAGCCACCCCATCCGACAAGGCCAAGCCACAGCAGCCGCTAGCGACACGCAGCGTGCGCAGAGCTGGACAGCACAGCCAGGCGCTGCCGCCGTTAGCGGAGCACAAGGAGGCGGATGCGTCTGGCCTTAGACCAACTCGCGGCGGTTTTATTCGCATGCGCGGCAAGACGGATAACGGTCGCAGTTGGTATCAGGAGATCGAGCTGGAGCTGGCCGTTATTCTTGTCCGAGAGCGTGCCGCGGTCATGGTCAATCCCCATACGATCAGGAGAATCTATGCGAACAAGGAGTTCCGGCGGCTGATTCTGGAGCGAGATGCTTACACCTGCTACTTCTGCGGTCAATATGGCGATACGATCGACCACCTGGTTCCCCGCGCCAAGGGCGGACATACCACACCGCTTAACATTGTCTGTGCCTGCAATGAATGCAATCAATCGAAGGCGGATCAGGATCTGGATGTATTCACCAGCAAGAACGAATGA
- a CDS encoding helix-turn-helix transcriptional regulator — MSEEILENTIKVQRARLKLTQEQLAELIGVTRKTVNTIENGKFIPSTVLAIKMAKVLGVSIEELFILK; from the coding sequence ATGAGTGAAGAGATTCTGGAGAATACCATCAAGGTGCAGCGAGCCAGGCTGAAGCTGACGCAGGAACAGCTCGCAGAATTAATCGGGGTGACCCGCAAGACGGTGAACACGATTGAGAATGGCAAATTCATACCAAGTACAGTGTTAGCCATTAAGATGGCAAAGGTTTTGGGAGTTTCGATCGAGGAATTATTTATTCTGAAGTAA